Proteins co-encoded in one Capsicum annuum cultivar UCD-10X-F1 chromosome 9, UCD10Xv1.1, whole genome shotgun sequence genomic window:
- the LOC107841214 gene encoding uncharacterized protein LOC107841214 — MAKAYRKDEFEFFQNQVGKIDQRVKSYLEVAGFEKWTWVYAPVNRGRMMTSNLAECINGKLKQARELLIIEFLEEVSASSTHIYSIYDEGKKYIVCLDRSPFSCGRFQLDEITCERAITVLKNKHVVDMKPYCSEYYYPEILRKTYDQSMFPMPYKKEWIVPQEVIDEVVLPPKYKRQPGRPKKNRHKK; from the exons ATGGCAAAGGCATACCGTaaagatgaatttgaattttttcagAATCAAGTTGGGAAGATTGATCAGAGGGTAAAGTCTTATCTTGAGGTTGCTGGATTTGAAAAATGGACATGGGTGTATGCACCTGTCAATAGAGGTAGAATGATGACCTCTAACCTAGCGGAGTGTATAAATGGTAAGCTGAAGCAAGCACGTGAGTTGCTGATAATCGAATTTCTGGAAGAG GTTAGTGCGTCATCAACACATATTTATTCGATTTACGATGAAGGAAAAAAGTACATAGTATGTCTTGATAGGAGTCCTTTCAGTTGCGGGAGATTCCAATTGGATGAGATAACATGTGAACGCGCAATTACGGTTCTAAAAAACAAGCATGTAGTTGATATGAAGCCTTATTGCTCTGAGTATTACTATCCTGAAATATTAAGGAAGACATATGACCAATCGATGTTTCCAATGCCATATAAGAAAGAATGGATTGTGCCACAAGAAGTTATAGACGAAGTTGTGTTACCACCTAAATACAAACGTCAACCTGGAAGGCCAAAGAAAAACAGGCACAAGAAATGA
- the LOC107842157 gene encoding protein-tyrosine-phosphatase IBR5, with translation MRKRERENPCGICGHYHKYEEGEVCGICGHRMPDVSDKGSTIQVSAFPSEILPEFLYLGSYDNASRAELLKTLGISRILNTVPACQNLYKNSFTYHCLQDDRNLAFDDAIQFLEQCEKDRARVLVHCMLGKNRSAAIVIAYLMKSKGWNLAQSLQWAKERRPSVDLNQEVYQQLQEYEKKIFASLQNQPSPVMPAFPSPVPSFNFGFPKPSDPIPAPAFNSSTARPLFSRPAFEVPPHGFTFGAAHNQHNDANQNPNGSDVAMDGS, from the exons ATGAGGAAGAGAGAAAGGGAAAACCCATGTGGGATTTGTGGGCATTATCACAAATATGAAGAAGGTGAAGTGTGTGGGATCTGTGGACATAGAATGCCTGATGTATCTGATAAGGGTAGTACTATACAAGTCAGTGCTTTCCCTTCTGAGATCTTGCCAGAGTTTCTTTATTTGGGGAGTTATGATAATGCTTCTCGTGCTGAACTTCTCAAGACTCTTGGGATTTCAAGGATTCTCAAT ACAGTACCTGCTTGTCAGAATCTTTATAAAAATTCCTTTACTTATCACTGCCTTCAAGATGACAGAAATTTGGCATTTGATGATGCTATCCAATTTTTAG AACAATGTGAAAAAGATAGGGCTCGTGTTCTTGTGCACTGCATGTTAGGTAAAAACAG GTCGGCAGCAATTGTAATTGCTTATTTGATGAAAAGCAAAGGATGGAACCTTGCACAGAGTCTTCAGTGGGCCAAAGAGCGAAGACCTTCTGTTGACCTAAATCAAG AGGTCTACCAGCAGCTACAGGAGTACGAGAAGAAGATCTTTGCGTCACTTCAGAACCAGCCCAGCCCCGTCATGCCAGCCTTCCCTTCTCCTGTGCCGTCCTTCAACTTTGGCTTCCCAAAGCCCAGCGATCCGATCCCTGCTCCAGCCTTCAACAGTTCTACTGCTCGTCCACTTTTTTCCCGTCCTGCTTTTGAAGTTCCTCCTCACGGATTCACTTTTGGAGCTGCTCATAATCAGCATAACGATGCCAATCAAAATCCAAATGGTAGCGATGTTGCCATGGACGGTTCATGA
- the LOC107842156 gene encoding clathrin coat assembly protein AP180-like, whose protein sequence is MSSKLKKAIGAVKDQTSISLAKVASNTSSTLEVAVLKATTHDDVPINDRYVQEVIKLVSSNKAYAAACARAIGKRIGRTRNWIVALKSLMLVLRIFQDGDPYFPREVLHAMKRGAKILNLSSFRDDSNSSPWDFTAFIRTFALYLDERLDCFLTGKLQRRYNYRERENSSSHYRTTGHNRRRGDEPVRDMKPVMLLDKISYWQRLIERAIATRPTGAAKTNRLVQIALYAVVTESFDLYKDISDGLALVLDSFFHLPYQSCVNAFQTCVKAAKQFEEISAFYSVCKTIGVGRTSEYPSVQTISEELIETLQEFLKDQSSFPAHTQSKSHLLLQGPPGVSTRTTSSKRNSYGCQSEFSMATETTEPYSEKSTNSCVDSRCTSLEDLISATETWKTPANISIDLEAYSDIQYGKQLHEKDDVVSTHSLPISNSMADLVSLPDFQEYGEDDEKKQEEEKQQKQESELDQQHKQNPSFDSTSSAKGWELVLTEAIPSTSFNAFPEQPKPDHLSGNETRGVITPSASFNEFLEQGQENVTTNEAEVSSSNGWELVLFENIPPAQSTQPVPSTTTNSVNSFTFSTLDELYNQNHTPFYPNNGLNSQFNPRTNNFLYDQNPNNGLNAYYHQGPVLPAPQHYNPFLQDTSMELAMVPVTSAPAPYPTMTKNSSFSFPTTTDMFTSSAPAPTFRATPTFSVQNHTTGSMQGTNMDDPFATFSSSDKMFNGIKNEQNLMQEQQLWLQNQNKIIAKHRA, encoded by the coding sequence ATGTCAAGCAAGTTAAAGAAAGCAATTGGTGCAGTAAAAGATCAAACAAGCATTAGTCTTGCAAAAGTTGCAAGCAACACTTCTTCAACCCTTGAAGTTGCTGTCCTAAAAGCTACAACACATGATGATGTGCCTATCAATGATCGATATGTTCAAGAAGTCATCAAGCTTGTTTCCTCCAACAAGGCCTACGCGGCTGCCTGTGCTCGTGCCATTGGCAAACGCATTGGTAGAACAAGGAATTGGATCGTTGCCCTCAAGTCGTTGATGCTTGTCCTACGAATTTTCCAAGATGGTGATCCTTATTTCCCTCGAGAAGTTCTTCATGCTATGAAACGTGGAGCTAAGATTCTCAACCTTTCAAGTTTTCGTGATGATTCCAATTCTAGTCCTTGGGATTTCACAGCATTTATTCGTACATTTGCCTTGTATCTTGATGAGCGTTTGGATTGTTTTCTTACTGGAAAGCTTCAAAGAAGATACAATTATCGCGAACGAGAGAATTCTAGCAGCCATTATAGGACTACTGGTCATAATCGAAGAAGGGGTGATGAGCCCGTTCGTGACATGAAACCAGTAATGCTGCTTGACAAGATCTCGTATTGGCAACGGTTGATTGAAAGAGCAATTGCTACAAGACCAACAGGGGCAGCTAAGACGAATCGTCTTGTTCAAATCGCTTTGTATGCTGTTGTCACAGAAAGTTTTGATCTTTACAAAGATATCTCAGATGGGCTCGCTCtcgttcttgatagtttcttccatttaccatatcaaTCGTGCGTAAATGCCTTCCAAACCTGTGTTAAAGCTGCTAAACAATTCGAGGAGATCAGTGCTTTTTACTCCGTGTGTAAAACCATAGGAGTTGGCAGGACATCGGAATATCCAAGCGTGCAAACTATCTCAGAGGAGTTGATTGAAACGTTGCAAGAATTTCTCAAGGATCAATCTTCATTTCCAGCACATACGCAAAGCAAATCACATTTGCTTCTTCAAGGTCCCCCTGGTGTTTCAACAAGGACTACGAGCAGCAAACGCAACAGTTATGGTTGTCAATCCGAATTTTCCATGGCCACAGAAACGACAGAGCCATACTCGGAGAAGAGTACCAATTCTTGTGTTGATTCGCGTTGCACATCGTTAGAAGATCTAATAAGTGCAACTGAAACATGGAAGACTCCAGCCAATATTTCGATTGATTTGGAGGCCTATTCAGATATTCAATATGGGAAGCAGTTGCATGAAAAGGACGATGTAGTCTCTACTCATTCGTTGCCCATTTCAAATTCCATGGCTGATCTCGTATCCTTACCAGATTTTCAAGAATACGGTGAAGATGAcgaaaagaaacaagaagaagaaaaacaacaaaaacaagaaTCTGAACTTGACCAACAGCACAAACAGAATCCATCATTTGATTCTACTAGTTCAGCCAAAGGATGGGAACTCGTGTTAACTGAGGCGATCCCATCAACGTCTTTCAATGCATTCCCTGAGCAACCAAAACCGGATCACTTGTCAGGAAACGAAACAAGAGGGGTAATAACACCATCAGCATCTTTCAACGAATTCCTGGAACAAGGACAAGAAAATGTAACAACAAATGAAGCAGAAGTTTCTTCAAGCAATGGCTGGGAATTGGTACTATTCGAAAATATTCCACCAGCACAATCAACACAACCTGTCCCTAGCACCACCACCAACAGCGTCAACAGCTTCACTTTCAGCACTTTGGATGAATTGTACAATCAGAATCATACACCATTTTATCCGAATAATGGCCTAAACTCACAATTCAACCCTAGAACAAACAACTTTTTGTATGATCAAAATCCAAACAATGGCCTAAATGCATATTATCATCAAGGTCCAGTCTTGCCAGCACCTCAACACTACAATCCATTTTTACAAGACACATCAATGGAGCTAGCCATGGTACCGGTCACGAGTGCACCTGCCCCATACCCAACTATGACCAAGAATTCTTCGTTTTCATTCCCGACCACTACTGACATGTTCACATCATCAGCACCAGCACCTACATTTCGAGCTACTCCAACTTTTAGTGTTCAGAATCACACCACAGGGTCAATGCAGGGCACTAATATGGACGACCCATTCGCGACATTTTCGAGTAGTGATAAGATGTTTAATGGCATCAAGAATGAGCAGAATTTGATGCAAGAGCAACAGTTATGGTTGCAGAACCAAAACAAAATCATAGCAAAACATAGGGCTTGA